One genomic window of Caldivirga maquilingensis IC-167 includes the following:
- a CDS encoding ABC transporter ATP-binding protein, with translation MSNSNAVVKLINVSKRYYISESIYVDALINVNLNVYRGEVVIIMGPSGSGKSTLLNIMGMLDKPTSGRVYLDDVDVTDMSENELAKLRLLKVGFLFQQYNLIQNLTALENVMMPMLMSGMYDEAMAEAKARYLLELVELTPYVNHYPNQLSGGQQQRVALARALALNPSLIIMDEPTGALDPVSASKLLALINVLNKTIGVTMVIATHNPDVAQIGSRIINIRGGRVYETGVVERINVSSVNVRDMIRNYVEGLKIDLLARRRSRLADDVGRIEEEISRLEEVIENQRH, from the coding sequence ATGAGTAATAGCAACGCTGTGGTTAAGTTGATTAACGTTAGTAAGAGGTACTACATATCTGAGTCCATATATGTTGACGCATTAATTAATGTTAATTTAAACGTGTATAGGGGTGAGGTTGTCATTATAATGGGCCCTAGTGGCTCAGGTAAATCAACGCTGCTCAACATAATGGGTATGCTTGATAAACCCACCAGTGGGAGGGTTTACTTGGATGATGTTGACGTCACTGATATGAGTGAGAATGAGTTGGCTAAATTAAGGCTACTGAAGGTTGGTTTCCTGTTTCAGCAGTATAACCTTATTCAGAACTTAACGGCGCTTGAAAACGTCATGATGCCCATGTTAATGAGTGGCATGTATGATGAAGCCATGGCTGAGGCTAAGGCTAGGTATTTGCTTGAGTTAGTTGAGTTAACGCCATATGTTAATCATTACCCAAATCAATTATCAGGTGGTCAGCAGCAAAGGGTTGCGTTAGCTAGGGCGCTTGCCCTTAATCCAAGTTTAATAATAATGGATGAACCCACTGGTGCCCTTGACCCAGTTAGTGCATCAAAGTTACTGGCGCTCATTAATGTTTTGAATAAGACTATTGGGGTAACCATGGTTATTGCAACCCATAACCCTGACGTAGCTCAGATAGGCAGTAGGATAATTAACATTAGGGGTGGTAGAGTCTATGAGACTGGCGTAGTGGAGAGGATTAACGTAAGTAGTGTTAACGTGAGGGATATGATTAGGAATTACGTTGAGGGGCTTAAAATAGATTTATTAGCCAGGAGACGCAGTAGATTAGCTGATGATGTTGGTAGAATTGAGGAGGAGATTTCACGACTTGAGGAGGTTATTGAGAATCAGAGGCATTAA
- the nuoH gene encoding NADH-quinone oxidoreductase subunit NuoH, with translation MSYLEPMVQIPFLQPLINFLLKVPVIGPIVNFLLWTPIFAVWFVPGLIGLFIPLIFVIWWERKAAARVQWRYGPLEISRRIGGVIQPISDLIRYTLQEIIIHQEADEAYFLHMPVFGFIFALLPVLFLPAGPHVYAINTGYNILIAAVLISIFNIVIIVSGWASTDKWAYIGTVREAFMYAAYEVPFMLSVIAMIILFGTADPFAMVNAQVAHYIPGAILNPIAFIVAFITTAMASSRFPFTIVENDTDLVVGPFTEYGGLIFGLTMTMSYEKTYVMTLLLSILFLGGWSGPYIGPLGDLSAPLWLGVRVFLVMMFFSFLRAVYPSYRLDQALRIGWRTLLILSVVSVIWSIVIRLVFPVI, from the coding sequence ATGAGTTACCTAGAGCCCATGGTGCAGATACCGTTCCTGCAGCCGTTGATTAACTTCCTACTTAAGGTACCTGTGATTGGGCCAATAGTTAACTTCCTACTATGGACACCTATCTTCGCTGTTTGGTTCGTCCCTGGCCTCATTGGCTTATTCATACCGCTAATATTTGTCATATGGTGGGAGAGGAAGGCTGCAGCAAGGGTTCAATGGAGGTATGGGCCACTTGAAATATCCAGGAGGATTGGTGGTGTCATACAACCTATAAGTGACTTAATAAGATACACGCTTCAGGAAATTATAATTCACCAGGAGGCTGATGAAGCCTACTTCCTACACATGCCTGTCTTCGGCTTCATATTTGCACTACTACCGGTCCTATTCCTACCCGCTGGGCCTCACGTATATGCAATAAACACAGGCTACAACATACTGATTGCAGCAGTACTCATATCAATATTTAACATCGTCATAATAGTGAGTGGCTGGGCTTCAACGGATAAGTGGGCCTACATAGGTACTGTAAGGGAGGCGTTCATGTACGCTGCCTATGAGGTACCATTCATGTTATCGGTAATAGCCATGATAATACTATTCGGTACAGCTGACCCATTCGCAATGGTTAACGCCCAGGTAGCCCACTACATACCTGGAGCCATACTTAACCCGATAGCCTTCATTGTAGCCTTCATAACCACGGCAATGGCCTCATCAAGGTTTCCATTCACTATTGTTGAGAATGATACTGATCTTGTTGTTGGACCATTCACAGAGTACGGTGGCTTAATCTTCGGCTTAACAATGACCATGAGTTACGAGAAAACCTACGTGATGACGCTGCTACTCTCAATACTCTTCCTAGGTGGCTGGAGCGGCCCATACATTGGGCCATTGGGTGATTTATCCGCACCACTGTGGCTTGGTGTTAGGGTATTCCTAGTCATGATGTTCTTCTCATTCCTAAGGGCAGTTTACCCCAGTTACAGGCTTGACCAAGCCTTAAGAATAGGATGGCGTACACTACTTATTCTGTCAGTAGTAAGTGTTATATGGAGTATAGTTATTAGGCTAGTGTTCCCGGTGATTTAA
- a CDS encoding NADH-quinone oxidoreductase subunit I, with protein sequence MAKKVTQPKVNPVAGHLNALAVGVKEFVKPTRFTIQYPRERRWVIDRFRGFMINDVEKCISCFQCAWACPVNAIFMYRAPNGKYYPGIRYEQCILCHFCVDACPVGSLQGTTISDGAFPDLESTVFKPEDMHNLPQWDDEAEYVVKYDFDENGNLKIIKMRKSEVK encoded by the coding sequence ATGGCTAAGAAGGTGACGCAACCTAAGGTTAACCCAGTGGCTGGGCACTTAAATGCACTAGCGGTTGGGGTGAAGGAGTTCGTTAAACCCACCAGGTTCACTATACAGTACCCCAGGGAGAGGAGGTGGGTTATTGATAGGTTCAGAGGCTTCATGATTAATGATGTTGAGAAGTGCATATCATGCTTCCAATGCGCGTGGGCATGCCCTGTTAACGCAATATTCATGTACAGGGCGCCTAACGGTAAATACTACCCTGGAATAAGGTATGAACAATGCATACTCTGCCACTTCTGCGTTGACGCTTGCCCGGTTGGTTCGCTACAAGGTACGACGATAAGTGATGGGGCGTTCCCAGACTTGGAGTCAACGGTCTTTAAGCCAGAGGATATGCATAATCTACCTCAGTGGGATGATGAAGCGGAGTATGTGGTTAAATACGACTTCGATGAGAACGGTAACCTTAAGATAATTAAAATGAGGAAGAGCGAGGTGAAGTAA
- a CDS encoding citrate synthase/methylcitrate synthase: protein MESVRKVEISTSGKVIESPCGPIIHGLEDVLIKVTSISDIDGRKGILWYRGYRIDDLAKYSNFEETAYLVLYGKLPTRSELSEFSEKLASNRDLPEEIYSIIRVLAENKVHPMLVLESAVSALAGFDPKAGDLSKEALYDQAIRLTAVLPTIIAAHYRFSRGLGVIKPKKDLSHAANFLYMMFGSTPDEVSTRAIDLYLVLHIDHEVPASTFATHVAISTWTDLYSAIVAGIAALKGPLHGGANEAAMKQYLEIGSPSNARPYVEKLLAEGKRLMGVGHRVYKTYDPRARIYKDLVRELSEKKGNMTYYQIAEEVEKVVLEKLAPKNLYPNIDFWSGIAMYLLGIPYEYYTPIFAMSRVVGWSAHAIEYLNEHRLFRPRACYIGPHDVQYVPIDQRK from the coding sequence ATGGAGTCTGTTAGGAAAGTTGAAATAAGTACAAGCGGAAAGGTGATAGAGTCCCCATGTGGACCAATAATACATGGTCTTGAGGATGTTTTAATAAAGGTAACGTCAATAAGCGATATAGATGGTAGGAAGGGAATACTGTGGTATAGGGGGTATAGGATTGATGACCTAGCCAAGTACTCCAACTTCGAGGAGACAGCGTACCTGGTGCTCTACGGTAAGTTACCCACTAGGAGTGAGCTCTCGGAGTTCAGTGAGAAGCTTGCCTCTAATAGGGATTTACCTGAGGAGATTTACTCAATAATAAGGGTTCTTGCTGAGAATAAGGTTCACCCAATGCTTGTACTAGAGTCAGCTGTATCAGCCTTAGCCGGCTTCGACCCTAAGGCCGGGGATTTAAGTAAGGAAGCCCTCTACGATCAGGCGATAAGATTAACAGCAGTGCTACCAACAATAATAGCCGCCCACTATAGATTCAGTAGAGGGTTAGGGGTTATTAAGCCTAAGAAGGACCTCAGCCATGCTGCCAACTTCCTCTACATGATGTTCGGTTCAACACCTGATGAAGTATCCACTAGGGCAATAGACCTATACCTAGTGCTTCACATTGATCATGAAGTCCCTGCATCAACATTCGCAACACACGTAGCCATATCCACTTGGACCGACTTATACTCAGCCATTGTAGCTGGCATAGCGGCATTAAAGGGGCCTCTTCACGGTGGTGCTAATGAGGCGGCAATGAAGCAGTACCTTGAGATTGGGAGCCCGAGTAACGCTAGACCTTATGTTGAGAAGCTTCTTGCTGAGGGTAAGAGATTAATGGGTGTTGGTCATAGGGTTTACAAGACCTATGACCCAAGGGCCAGGATCTATAAGGATCTTGTAAGGGAGTTAAGTGAGAAGAAGGGTAACATGACTTACTACCAGATAGCCGAGGAGGTTGAGAAGGTTGTTTTAGAGAAGCTTGCACCAAAGAATCTTTACCCCAATATTGACTTCTGGAGTGGTATAGCAATGTACCTGCTTGGTATACCCTACGAGTACTACACTCCTATATTTGCCATGTCCAGGGTTGTGGGTTGGTCAGCCCACGCAATAGAGTACTTGAATGAACATAGGTTATTTAGGCCAAGGGCATGCTACATTGGGCCACATGATGTTCAATACGTTCCAATTGATCAAAGGAAGTAA
- the hxlB gene encoding 6-phospho-3-hexuloisomerase, which produces MNLDFPPYFMMAYNEVSRFIEEAIKVIRPDQVNEFIDELEKLYHRGNKVLVVGAGRSGLVARGFAMRLMHLGYKSYVLGETITPSVGSGDLVVAISGSGTTSIVVAAADAAKRMMAKVVAITSYPDSPLAKIADMVLVIPGRTKVSRIDDYFARQILGLHEPLAPLGTLFEDTTIVFLDAVIAELMHRLNKTEEDLRNMHANIEVP; this is translated from the coding sequence ATGAATCTAGATTTCCCCCCATACTTCATGATGGCGTATAATGAGGTAAGTAGGTTTATAGAGGAGGCGATTAAGGTTATACGCCCGGATCAAGTCAACGAGTTTATCGATGAGCTTGAGAAGCTCTACCACAGGGGTAATAAGGTGCTGGTTGTTGGGGCTGGTAGATCAGGTTTAGTTGCTAGGGGGTTCGCCATGAGGTTAATGCACCTTGGGTATAAGTCATACGTATTGGGTGAAACAATAACCCCAAGTGTTGGTTCAGGGGACTTGGTTGTTGCGATAAGTGGAAGTGGAACAACAAGTATTGTTGTTGCTGCAGCTGATGCGGCTAAACGCATGATGGCTAAGGTTGTTGCAATAACCAGTTACCCGGATTCACCACTGGCTAAGATAGCTGACATGGTTCTTGTCATACCGGGTAGGACTAAGGTTTCTAGGATTGATGATTACTTCGCCAGGCAAATACTTGGTCTTCATGAGCCGCTAGCCCCCTTGGGTACGTTATTTGAGGATACCACCATCGTCTTCCTTGACGCTGTAATAGCGGAGTTAATGCATAGGTTGAATAAGACTGAGGAGGATTTAAGAAACATGCACGCTAACATAGAGGTTCCATAG
- the speD gene encoding adenosylmethionine decarboxylase yields the protein MKTQTNPLTLGEEVPKHVRGIGAVVYGTHVYGNLYDCNEEVLRDEVKLTNIVKEAAEKANATVVSLFYYKFTPSGGLSVVAIVAESHISVHTWPEHKYATVDVYTCGPHTDPMVAFEYIAQKLEAKKYSVNISDRSLYDGEEPGDDLK from the coding sequence ATGAAGACCCAAACCAATCCCCTCACATTGGGAGAAGAAGTTCCCAAACACGTGAGGGGGATTGGGGCAGTTGTATATGGTACTCATGTGTACGGTAATTTATATGACTGCAATGAGGAGGTGCTTCGAGATGAAGTGAAGTTAACGAATATAGTTAAGGAAGCTGCTGAGAAGGCTAACGCCACAGTGGTCTCATTATTCTACTACAAGTTCACGCCAAGTGGTGGATTATCAGTGGTGGCTATTGTGGCTGAATCCCACATATCAGTTCACACTTGGCCTGAGCATAAGTATGCGACTGTTGATGTTTACACCTGTGGACCCCATACAGACCCCATGGTGGCCTTTGAGTACATTGCGCAAAAGCTTGAGGCTAAGAAGTATAGCGTTAACATAAGTGATAGGTCGCTTTACGACGGCGAGGAGCCTGGTGACGATTTAAAGTGA
- a CDS encoding 50S ribosomal protein L24e: protein MRIYNCSYCGRPIPPGYGIMYVRVDGVVLRFCSRRCFVSMVKMGKNPQKQAWVRKIRRAKSAAQSKSSSK, encoded by the coding sequence GTGAGGATTTACAATTGCTCATACTGCGGGAGACCAATACCGCCTGGCTATGGGATAATGTACGTTAGGGTTGATGGGGTTGTCCTACGGTTCTGCAGTAGGAGGTGTTTCGTAAGCATGGTTAAAATGGGTAAGAACCCGCAGAAGCAGGCCTGGGTTAGGAAAATAAGGCGTGCTAAATCCGCGGCTCAGTCAAAATCCTCAAGCAAGTAA
- a CDS encoding nucleoside-triphosphatase, translated as MVQGVFVTGPPGVGKTTLIVKVTSRLKERGIRIVGFYTVEEREGGVRVGFRLVNVSNGEWRWLAHVNKVQGPMVGKYHVDVNSIEWGLTLLNQEGDLYVIDEVGPMEMKHPSFLRRVEDVVNSRRFLITIHVKMSNWVNSHLNLGSLIRLSYVNRDAAVDEVLNYLRTILNMA; from the coding sequence GTGGTGCAGGGTGTCTTCGTAACAGGACCACCTGGGGTTGGTAAAACTACCCTTATTGTTAAGGTGACCAGTAGACTTAAGGAGAGGGGTATTAGGATTGTGGGCTTCTATACAGTGGAGGAGAGGGAGGGGGGTGTTAGGGTTGGTTTTAGGCTGGTTAATGTTAGTAATGGTGAATGGAGGTGGCTGGCTCATGTTAATAAGGTGCAGGGACCAATGGTGGGTAAGTACCATGTTGATGTTAATTCAATTGAATGGGGCTTAACACTACTTAACCAGGAGGGTGACCTATACGTTATTGATGAGGTTGGTCCAATGGAGATGAAGCATCCCTCATTCCTAAGGAGAGTGGAGGACGTGGTTAACTCCAGGCGCTTTCTCATAACCATTCACGTTAAGATGAGTAACTGGGTTAATTCACACTTAAACCTAGGTAGCTTAATTAGGTTAAGCTACGTTAATAGGGATGCTGCGGTTGATGAGGTGCTTAACTACCTGAGGACTATACTTAATATGGCTTAA
- a CDS encoding MFS transporter gives MDKLRLYVLIQNLANGLTQPFMSFLAVASGVPNIGLGLISSANGFFAGVTQLPLRKLSEPVKLLKLSTASLIILWLLMAFISYTNPILYVVTYLSIAATGGVSSYAWALLLERASRGSRGRVLAEYGFFGSIGGLLATLTAGLVVRGNYALAKYVFITAALLIASNFTVVMRLDNVKYDGVNSSNLRQSIKGIENFLGATFIFAVVWSFAWPIFPVAQYYVFSMTTEQVAILSIVGGASTLILQRPVGSLVDKHRRIMMFLGRFLLITFPLMYVFSTSVYQLFIINVVSGFTNSVSNTAYMAYLFDNSRDKKSAITIYNAVYGTGTLVGSLIGSASLSAVELMVGVKEAVKYLLLIDAAARAGAAVAYLKLPEFKPASRGTLTVSARTN, from the coding sequence GTGGATAAACTGAGATTATACGTACTAATTCAGAACCTGGCTAATGGTTTAACGCAACCATTCATGAGCTTTCTGGCGGTTGCCAGCGGGGTACCTAATATTGGCTTAGGCTTAATTTCATCAGCCAACGGCTTCTTCGCAGGGGTGACTCAGCTACCATTAAGGAAACTCAGTGAACCTGTTAAGCTACTTAAGCTATCAACTGCATCATTAATCATCCTATGGTTATTAATGGCGTTCATCTCATACACTAATCCCATACTCTACGTGGTTACTTACCTATCCATTGCCGCCACTGGTGGTGTTTCCTCATACGCATGGGCATTATTACTAGAGAGGGCAAGCAGAGGCTCTAGGGGTAGGGTTCTTGCTGAATACGGCTTCTTTGGGTCAATAGGTGGTTTACTGGCTACGTTAACCGCTGGACTAGTGGTTAGGGGTAATTACGCCTTAGCTAAGTATGTTTTCATAACAGCTGCATTACTCATTGCCAGTAACTTCACTGTGGTGATGAGGCTGGATAACGTTAAGTATGATGGAGTGAATTCAAGTAACCTTAGGCAGAGCATTAAGGGTATTGAGAATTTCCTGGGTGCAACATTCATATTCGCTGTTGTCTGGTCCTTCGCATGGCCAATATTCCCAGTGGCTCAATACTACGTATTCAGTATGACTACTGAGCAAGTCGCCATACTAAGCATAGTGGGTGGCGCATCAACGTTAATACTACAGAGGCCTGTGGGTTCACTTGTGGATAAGCATAGGAGGATAATGATGTTCCTAGGTAGATTCCTCCTTATAACGTTCCCATTAATGTACGTGTTCAGCACCAGTGTCTATCAATTATTCATAATAAACGTGGTGTCTGGGTTCACTAACTCAGTATCAAACACAGCCTACATGGCTTACCTCTTCGATAATTCAAGGGATAAGAAAAGCGCAATAACTATATATAATGCAGTCTACGGTACTGGGACACTGGTTGGTTCACTCATAGGTAGTGCATCATTATCAGCAGTTGAATTAATGGTTGGGGTTAAGGAGGCTGTGAAGTACCTCCTGTTGATTGATGCAGCCGCTAGGGCTGGAGCCGCTGTGGCTTACTTGAAGCTACCTGAGTTTAAGCCAGCCAGTAGGGGTACTTTAACGGTCTCCGCTAGGACTAATTAA